A part of Bacteroidota bacterium genomic DNA contains:
- a CDS encoding ATP-binding protein: MQAILFCGLQATGKSSFFKERFFHTHLRISLDLLKTRNRENLLLEYCLSTQMPFVVDNTNPTVKERELYIGRAKQKSYRVVGYYFQSKLVDALQRNATREGKQRIPDAGLRGTYSKLETPSFDEGFDELYYVELKNNEFIISDWSNEV; this comes from the coding sequence ATGCAGGCAATACTATTTTGCGGTCTTCAGGCAACAGGAAAATCATCTTTCTTCAAAGAAAGATTTTTCCATACACATTTACGTATATCGCTTGATTTGCTCAAAACAAGAAACAGGGAAAACTTATTGTTAGAGTATTGTTTAAGTACACAAATGCCTTTTGTAGTAGATAATACAAACCCTACAGTAAAGGAGAGAGAGCTATATATAGGCAGGGCTAAGCAAAAATCCTACAGAGTGGTAGGGTATTACTTTCAATCAAAATTAGTTGATGCTTTACAAAGAAATGCTACCAGAGAGGGGAAGCAACGGATACCGGACGCAGGTTTGCGGGGCACATATTCAAAGCTTGAGACGCCTTCATTTGATGAGGGGTTTGATGAATTATATTACGTTGAATTAAAGAATAACGAATTTATTATATCGGATTGGAGTAATGAAGTTTGA
- the fabD gene encoding ACP S-malonyltransferase, translated as MKKAYVFPGQGAQFVGMGKDLFETNDLARNLFNEANGILGFRITDEMFEGTEEALKETRVTQPAIFLHSVILAKTLGESFKPDMVAGHSLGEFSALVANGTLSFEDGLALVAKRAFAMQKACDIKPSTMAAILGLDDAKVEEICAGINGVVVPANYNCPGQLVISGEVEAVNAACEALKAAGAKRALVLNVGGAFHSPLMEPAREELAAAIESTRFSNPICPVYQNVTASAIFNPDEIKKNLVAQLTAPVRWTQSVQAMVIDGATHFTEVGPGKVLQGLVKKIAPEAEAASA; from the coding sequence ATGAAAAAAGCATACGTTTTCCCCGGCCAAGGCGCACAGTTTGTGGGCATGGGCAAAGATTTGTTTGAGACCAACGACTTAGCCCGCAACCTTTTTAACGAGGCTAACGGCATATTAGGCTTCCGTATTACCGATGAAATGTTTGAAGGTACCGAAGAGGCGTTGAAAGAAACCCGCGTTACCCAACCCGCCATCTTTTTGCACTCAGTAATATTGGCAAAAACCTTGGGCGAAAGCTTTAAACCCGATATGGTTGCCGGTCACTCATTGGGCGAATTTTCAGCCCTTGTAGCCAACGGTACATTGAGTTTTGAAGACGGTTTGGCATTGGTTGCCAAACGTGCCTTTGCCATGCAAAAAGCTTGTGATATTAAACCTAGTACAATGGCTGCCATTTTGGGGTTAGACGATGCCAAAGTTGAAGAAATTTGTGCAGGGATAAACGGCGTGGTAGTACCCGCTAACTACAACTGCCCCGGCCAATTGGTAATATCAGGCGAGGTTGAAGCCGTGAACGCCGCTTGCGAAGCCCTAAAAGCAGCAGGTGCAAAACGTGCATTGGTACTTAATGTGGGGGGTGCGTTCCACTCACCGTTGATGGAACCTGCCCGCGAAGAATTGGCGGCTGCCATTGAAAGTACCCGTTTTAGCAACCCTATTTGTCCTGTTTACCAAAACGTTACTGCAAGTGCAATTTTCAATCCTGACGAGATTAAGAAAAACCTTGTGGCTCAATTAACCGCTCCTGTACGTTGGACACAAAGCGTACAAGCAATGGTGATTGACGGTGCTACCCACTTTACTGAGGTAGGTCCCGGCAAAGTATTGCAAGGCTTGGTGAAAAAGATTGCCCCCGAGGCCGAAGCAGCCAGCGCATAA
- a CDS encoding GNAT family N-acetyltransferase, which yields MMLRKALPADMDRVNNIYKQIEFLPSVYEKEYVAVAEEGNNLFGVGRLITLADDSYELGGMYVDESLRGKGIARAIVMHLLQQAPEGRTVYCIPFAHLEGFYKSCGFGDAEISDALPAEIKQKIGYCNQTFAAKTLLLKLIR from the coding sequence ATGATGCTGCGCAAAGCTTTGCCCGCCGATATGGATAGGGTAAATAACATTTATAAGCAAATTGAGTTTTTACCTTCGGTATATGAGAAGGAGTATGTAGCCGTTGCCGAAGAAGGCAACAACTTGTTTGGTGTAGGAAGGCTGATAACCCTTGCAGACGACAGCTACGAACTTGGGGGGATGTATGTGGATGAAAGCCTACGTGGCAAAGGCATTGCACGAGCTATTGTAATGCACTTGCTGCAACAAGCCCCCGAAGGGAGAACCGTGTATTGCATTCCCTTTGCACACCTTGAGGGATTTTATAAAAGTTGTGGTTTTGGCGATGCTGAAATAAGCGACGCCCTGCCTGCTGAAATCAAACAAAAAATAGGGTACTGCAACCAAACATTTGCTGCTAAAACATTGCTGTTGAAATTGATACGCTAA
- a CDS encoding guanylyltransferase, which translates to MKFDDLDKKMRVYETAHDVCVLPDMYIVARIDGRGFTKLTKETLELDAPFDSRFRDAMVATVQHLMESGFKVIYGYTQSDEISLLFDLGDASFGRKHRKINSILAGEASAKFSLLMNTLATFDCRVCEFPNEQLVIDYFRWRHEDAHRNALNAHCYWMLRGQNKTKNEATKQIERLTTAQKNELLFDGGINFNTLPNWQKRGTGLYWEEFEKEGYNPKTKDKVVSIKKRIKVDFELPMKDDYNKFIGSILTAQK; encoded by the coding sequence ATGAAGTTTGATGATTTAGATAAAAAGATGCGGGTATATGAAACCGCTCACGATGTATGTGTATTGCCGGATATGTATATTGTTGCAAGGATTGATGGCAGGGGATTTACCAAATTAACCAAAGAAACTCTTGAACTAGACGCCCCTTTTGACAGTAGGTTTAGGGACGCAATGGTTGCTACCGTTCAACACCTTATGGAGAGCGGGTTTAAAGTGATATATGGCTATACACAAAGCGATGAAATATCATTATTGTTTGACCTCGGGGACGCATCTTTTGGCAGGAAACATCGAAAAATAAACTCTATATTGGCTGGTGAAGCAAGTGCAAAATTCTCTTTACTGATGAATACACTGGCAACTTTTGATTGTAGGGTGTGCGAGTTTCCCAATGAGCAACTAGTGATAGATTATTTTAGATGGAGACATGAGGATGCGCATAGGAATGCACTTAATGCTCACTGCTATTGGATGTTGCGCGGGCAAAACAAAACAAAAAACGAAGCAACGAAGCAAATTGAGAGACTAACAACCGCCCAAAAGAATGAGCTGTTGTTTGATGGGGGAATAAACTTCAATACACTACCAAATTGGCAAAAAAGAGGCACTGGATTGTATTGGGAGGAATTTGAAAAGGAAGGTTATAATCCTAAAACTAAGGACAAAGTGGTCTCGATTAAGAAAAGGATTAAAGTTGATTTTGAGCTGCCAATGAAGGACGACTATAATAAATTTATAGGGAGTATTTTAACTGCGCAAAAATGA